The following proteins are encoded in a genomic region of Arachis ipaensis cultivar K30076 chromosome B02, Araip1.1, whole genome shotgun sequence:
- the LOC107628154 gene encoding uncharacterized protein LOC107628154, which yields MLPKFMSSFMVETQEEEKGNNHNNKNNKNSMDVVVGLRLLTSSSSKSNVLVKSSLLLVRNKAYNHNHQIQTCPQQSQQDYCFLKTCNLCNKQLRSDKDIYMYRGDQGFCSIECRNRQIVLDDMRELENSTKQMVASYNNRTHHCCNDARLETRLILEDLRMQRLKYRF from the exons ATGCTACCAAAGTTCATGAGTTCTTTCATGGTGGAAacacaagaagaagaaaaagggaacAATCACAATAACAAGAATAATAAGAATAGCAtggatgttgttgttggtttgaGGCTTCTCACAAGCTCATCATCAAAGAGCAATGTTCTTGTGAAATCTTCACTACTATTAGTGAGAAATAAAGCATATAATCATAATCATCAAATCCAAACATGCCCTCAACAATCTCAACAAGATTATTGCTTCCTTAAAACTTGTAACCTTTGCAATAAGCAGCTTAGATCTGACAAGGATATCTACATGTACAG GGGTGACCAAGGTTTCTGCAGCATAGAGTGTAGGAACAGACAAATAGTTTTGGATGATATGAGAGAATTAGAGAATTCTACAAAGCAGATGGTTGCATCTTATAATAATAGGACACACCATTGTTGCAATGACGCACGCTTAGAAACTCGTCTCATACTTGAAGATCTCAGAATGCAAAGACTCAAATATAGATTCTGA